The following coding sequences lie in one Spodoptera frugiperda isolate SF20-4 chromosome 24, AGI-APGP_CSIRO_Sfru_2.0, whole genome shotgun sequence genomic window:
- the LOC126912235 gene encoding titin-like, with protein sequence MNVLPNGNGNTFRNEQQNGDKSNSNNACFKWKVPLDGYWQQTRGEMDKYLQKENGKSDKSEKSEKSDKSDKPIQVEVLLWSPSPQTVPVSFPEPLSVSDDWRSIATPAPLGSPTEYVPPESDQDFEPQSQSEFARQSHPEFVSQSHPEYGSESQAKFTSESHMQFLPESHSEFIKDSHPEYARESQSQSQFTPESQTEFLSPSHPEYARESRSQSQFTPESHTAYTPESHTAYTPESQTAFLSPSHPEYARESQSQSQFTPESHTAYTPESHTAYTPESHPAYTPESQTEFLTQSQSEYAPGSQSQSQFVPVSQTEFTPESHTEFGEFQRESHTEFTPESQTEFLSQSQSEYASEFQSQSQFTPVSQQQTEFTPECHAEYTPESQTQFLSQSQSEYTPESQSQFVPASQSEFTSESHTEFGEFQRVPHTEYTPESQAEFLSQSQSEYTPESQSQSQFTPVSQSEFTPESHAGFAEFPPESQTQFLSQSQSEYTPESQSQFTSISQTEFTPEFAEFQREPHTEYTPESQAEFLSQSQSEYATESQSQFAPVSQQTEFTPESHTEFGDFQREPHTEYTPESQASQSQFAPVTQQSEFTPESHAGFAEFPPESQTQFLSQSQSEYTPESQSQFVPASQSEFTPESHAEFGEFQQEPHTEYTPESQAEFLSQSRSEYASKTQPQFQPVYQTEFTPESHREFTEFPSETRTEYTTETHTEFLQESRSDFVPESQSQFAPASQTEFAQESHTEYAQDSHMEILSESHTGFAEIAPEAHTEYAQFPQESHTEYATKSQSQFTPVSEQTEFTPDSHGEFTGFPRQSHTEYTPESQTQFLSQSQSEYTQESQSQFAPVSQTEFAPEAHTEYAQESHAEFTEMPPESQTDFTEFAQESRTEFAEIPPEARTDFTEFAQESHEEFAEIPPESQTEFSEFTQEPNTQFAEIPPETHTEFAEIPPETHAEFAEIPPESRREFAEIPPQPQNEFAEFTQEPHTEFAEIPPQSQTEFAEIPPQTHTEFAEIPAETHTEFAEIPPETHTEFAEIPPETHREFAEIPLETHREFAEIPPQPQTEFAEFTQEPHAEFAEIPPESHTEFAEIPPETHREFAEIPPEEPNTQFAEIPPESHAEFAEIPPQSHTEFAEIPPETHREFAEFTREPHTEFAEIPPESQGEFQEIPPETHTEFAEIPPQSQTEFAEIPPETHTEFGSRSHPEFDDDGFRRPPAPRPVPDSPPPSPLEPSLKVPLPMASPLILPLYSPLGASSASHEDFADIDTDSRSEFSPESQQENEPDSQTEFMSECQREFASECRRGFVSQSQSEFDEDGFRRPPAPPPVPDSPPASPLEPSLKVPLPMASPLILPLYSPLGASSESHEDFADIDTDSRSEFSPESQSETAPETPSDFVSESQTEFRSRPDPEFDEDGFRRPAAPPPVPDSPPQSPLEPSLKVPLPIASPFILPLYSPLGAQSESHEDFDDIDTESRTDFSPESQPDTTPESQSEFDEDGFRRPKAPPPVPDSPPESPIEPSIDIPIDSPYIFPLYSPLGVSVDSMPSPLPVIEASSDQSETLPDSDDTITDQIDEMKKNREGEAAKSAKTATTAKFINAAEIVKLAKIRSDILSAAKTDKSAKAVLQVLRKDKPDKPYVRCVANSFRQMFTCEIPSCKKVFTKVSHLKNHMRSHTGERPYKCTWEGCGWSFGRPDELSRHMRKHTGAKPFTCRHCDKPFSRKDHLAVHLKRHIPLTKLP encoded by the coding sequence ATGAACGTTCTACCGAACGGTAACGGTAACACATTTCGCAACGAGCAACAAAATGGTGACAAAAGCAACAGCAACAATGCTTGTTTCAAGTGGAAAGTGCCTTTGGACGGCTATTGGCAACAAACGCGCGGCGAGATGGATAAGTATTTGCAGAAGGAAAACGGAAAATCGGATAAGTCGGAAAAATCGGAAAAATCGGATAAATCGGATAAGCCGATTCAGGTGGAGGTGTTACTTTGGTCGCCATCGCCGCAAACTGTACCGGTATCCTTTCCGGAGCCTCTCTCTGTCTCCGACGACTGGCGATCAATCGCCACTCCCGCTCCACTGGGCTCTCCGACAGAATATGTGCCGCCTGAATCTGACCAGGACTTTGAGCCCCAATCGCAGTCCGAATTTGCACGGCAGTCTCACCCCGAGTTCGTATCACAGTCTCACCCAGAATATGGCTCAGAGTCTCAAGCGAAGTTTACGTCAGAGTCTCACATGCAGTTTTTACCAGAGTCTCACTCGGAATTTATAAAAGACTCTCATCCGGAATATGCGCGGGAGTCTCAGTCTCAATCACAATTTACGCCAGAGTCTCAAACTGAGTTTTTATCACCGTCTCACCCGGAATATGCGCGGGAGTCTCGGTCTCAATCACAATTTACGCCAGAGTCTCACACAGCATATACGCCAGAGTCTCACACAGCATATACGCCAGAGTCTCAAACTGCGTTTTTATCACCATCTCACCCGGAATATGCGCGGGAGTCTCAATCTCAATCACAATTTACGCCAGAGTCTCACACAGCATATACGCCAGAGTCTCACACAGCATATACGCCAGAGTCTCACCCAGCATATACGCCAGAGTCTCAAACTGAGTTTTTAACACAATCTCAGTCAGAATATGCGCCGGGGTCTCAGTCTCAATCACAATTTGTGCCAGTATCTCAAACAGAGTTTACGCCAGAGTCTCACACAGAATTTGGAGAATTCCAACGAGAGTCTCACACAGAATTTACGCCAGAGTCTCAAACTGAGTTTTTATCACAATCTCAGTCTGAATATGCGTCGGAGTTTCAGTCTCAATCACAATTTACGCCAGTATCTCAACAACAAACAGAGTTCACACCAGAGTGTCACGCAGAATATACGCCAGAGTCTCAAACTCAGTTTTTATCACAATCTCAGTCTGAATATACGCCGGAGTCTCAATCACAATTTGTGCCAGCATCTCAATCAGAGTTTACGTCAGAGTCTCACACAGAATTTGGAGAATTTCAACGAGTGCCTCACACAGAATATACGCCCGAGTCTCAAGCTGAGTTTTTATCACAATCTCAGTCAGAATATACGCCGGAGTCTCAGTCTCAATCACAATTTACGCCAGTATCTCAATCAGAGTTTACGCCAGAGTCTCACGCAGGGTTTGCGGAATTCCCGCCAGAGTCGCAAACTCAGTTTTTATCACAATCTCAGTCAGAATATACGCCGGAGTCTCAATCACAATTTACGTCAATTTCTCAAACAGAATTTACGCCAGAGTTTGCAGAATTCCAACGAGAGCCTCACACAGAATATACGCCAGAGTCTCAAGCTGAGTTTTTATCACAATCTCAGTCAGAATATGCGACGGAGTCTCAATCACAATTTGCGCCAGTATCTCAACAAACAGAGTTTACGCCAGAGTCTCACACAGAATTTGGAGATTTCCAACGAGAGCCTCACACAGAATATACGCCAGAGTCTCAAGCTTCTCAATCACAATTTGCGCCAGTAACTCAACAATCAGAGTTTACGCCAGAGTCTCACGCAGGGTTTGCGGAATTCCCACCAGAGTCGCAAACTCAGTTTTTATCACAATCTCAGTCAGAATATACGCCGGAGTCTCAATCACAATTTGTGCCAGCATCTCAATCAGAGTTTACGCCAGAGTCTCACGCAGAATTTGGAGAATTCCAACAAGAACCTCATACAGAATATACGCCAGAGTCTCAAGCTGAGTTTTTATCTCAATCTCGGTCAGAATATGCGTCGAAGACACAACCACAGTTTCAGCCAGTGTATCAAACAGAGTTTACGCCAGAGTCTCACAGAGAGTTTACTGAATTTCCATCAGAGACTCGCACTGAATATACAACAGAGACTCACACTGAGTTCTTACAAGAATCTCGTTCAGATTTTGTGCCTGAGTCTCAATCACAATTTGCGCCAGCATCGCAAACTGAATTTGCGCAAGAGTCTCACACAGAATATGCACAAGACTCTCACATGGAGATATTGTCAGAGTCTCACACAGGATTTGCAGAAATTGCACCAGAGGCTCACACAGAGTATGCACAATTTCCACAAGAGTCTCACACAGAATATGCGACGAAGTCTCAATCACAATTTACGCCAGTATCTGAACAAACAGAGTTTACTCCAGATTCTCACGGAGAGTTTACAGGATTCCCACGACAGTCACATACAGAATATACGCCAGAGTCCCAAACTCAGTTTTTATCACAATCTCAGTCCGAATATACGCAGGAGTCTCAATCACAATTTGCGCCAGTATCTCAAACAGAATTTGCGCCAGAAGCCCACACAGAGTACGCGCAAGAGTCTCACGCAGAGTTTACAGAAATGCCGCCAGAGTCTCAAACAGATTTTACAGAATTTGCGCAAGAGTCTCGCACAGAGTTTGCAGAAATTCCGCCAGAGGCTCGAACAGATTTTACAGAATTTGCGCAAGAGTCTCACGAAGAGTTTGCAGAAATACCCCCAGAGTCTCAGACCGAGTTTTCAGAATTTACGCAAGAGCCTAACACACAGTTCGCAGAAATTCCGCCAGAGACTCACACGGAGTTCGCAGAAATTCCGCCAGAGACTCACGCAGAGTTCGCAGAAATACCGCCGGAGTCTCGTAGAGAGTTTGCAGAAATTCCACCACAGCCCCAGAACGAGTTTGCAGAATTTACGCAAGAGCCTCACACGGAGTTTGCAGAAATTCCTCCACAGTCTCAGACCGAGTTCGCAGAAATTCCGCCACAGACTCACACAGAGTTCGCAGAAATTCCGGCAGAGACTCATACGGAGTTCGCGGAAATTCCGCCAGAGACTCATACGGAGTTCGCAGAAATTCCGCCAGAGACTCACAGAGAATTCGCAGAAATTCCGCTGGAGACTCACAGAGAGTTCGCAGAAATTCCACCACAGCCCCAGACCGAGTTTGCAGAATTTACGCAAGAGCCTCACGCAGAGTTTGCAGAAATACCGCCGGAGTCTCACACAGAATTCGCAGAAATTCCGCCAGAGACACACAGAGAGTTCGCGGAAATTCCACCAGAAGAGCCTAACACACAGTTCGCAGAAATTCCGCCAGAGTCTCACGCAGAATTCGCAGAGATTCCACCACAGTCTCATACTGAGTTTGCAGAAATTCCGCCAGAGACTCACAGAGAGTTTGCAGAATTTACGCGAGAGCCTCATACAGAGTTTGCAGAAATTCCGCCAGAGTCTCAAGGAGAGTTTCAAGAAATTCCGCCAGAGACTCACACTGAATTTGCAGAAATTCCCCCACAGTCTCAGACCGAGTTTGCAGAAATACCGCCGGAGACTCACACAGAATTTGGGTCAAGATCTCACCCTGAATTTGACGATGACGGATTTCGACGTCCACCGGCACCGCGCCCTGTGCCTGACTCCCCACCACCGTCTCCATTAGAGCCTTCACTAAAGGTTCCCCTCCCAATGGCATCTCCCCTAATCTTACCGTTATACTCTCCCCTGGGGGCATCGTCAGCGTCTCACGAAGATTTCGCAGACATTGATACAGACTCTCGGTCAGAATTTTCGCCGGAGTCCCAACAAGAAAATGAGCCAGATTCACAAACAGAATTTATGTCAGAGTGTCAAAGAGAATTCGCGTCAGAGTGTCGAAGGGGATTTGTGTCACAGTCTCAATCAGAGTTTGATGAGGATGGGTTTCGGCGTCCGCCTGCACCGCCTCCTGTGCCCGACTCACCACCAGCATCGCCACTAGAGCCTTCGTTAAAGGTTCCACTTCCAATGGCGTCTCCTCTAATCTTACCTCTATACTCTCCGCTGGGCGCTTCATCAGAATCACACGAAGATTTTGCAGACATTGACACAGACTCTCGATCAGAGTTCTCGCCGGAGTCTCAATCAGAAACTGCGCCAGAGACTCCATCAGATTTCGTGTCAGAGTCTCAAACAGAATTCAGGTCAAGACCTGACCCTGAGTTTGACGAAGACGGATTTCGGCGTCCCGCCGCGCCGCCCCCTGTGCCTGATTCTCCGCCGCAATCACCACTTGAGCCCTCGCTAAAGGTTCCGCTCCCTATAGCGTCTCCGTTCATTTTACCGCTATATTCTCCGCTGGGGGCTCAATCGGAGTCTCACGAAGATTTCGACGATATTGATACAGAGTCTCGAACTGACTTTTCGCCGGAGTCTCAGCCAGACACTACGCCAGAGTCTCAATCAGAGTTTGACGAGGATGGATTTCGGCGTCCGAAGGCACCGCCTCCTGTGCCCGACTCCCCGCCAGAATCTCCGATAGAGCCTTCAATAGACATTCCGATAGATTCTCCGTACATATTTCCTCTATATTCTCCGCTGGGCGTCTCAGTAGACTCTATGCCATCGCCACTGCCAGTCATTGAAGCTTCCAGCGATCAGAGTGAAACACTACCTGACTCTGACGATACAATAACAGACCAAATAGATGAGATGAAAAAGAACAGAGAGGGTGAGGCTGCCAAATCAGCCAAGACTGCCACAACCGCAAAGTTTATAAATGCTGCCGAAATTGTCAAGCTTGCCAAGATCAGGTCTGACATATTATCTGCCGCCAAAACTGACAAGTCTGCCAAGGCAGTGCTTCAGGTGCTTCGTAAGGATAAGCCTGATAAGCCATACGTAAGATGTGTCGCCAACTCGTTCCGTCAAATGTTTACGTGTGAAATTCCATCGTGCAAGAAGGTGTTCACAAAGGTGTCGCATTTGAAGAATCATATGCGCTCCCATACTGGTGAGAGACCATACAAGTGTACCTGGGAAGGTTGTGGCTGGAGCTTCGGACGGCCTGATGAACTGTCCAGACATATGCGTAAACACACGGGGGCGAAGCCCTTCACCTGCCGCCATTGCGACAAGCCTTTCTCCCGCAAAGATCATCTTGCCGTACACCTCAAGCGACACATCCCGCTAACTAAACTTCCATAA